The Mycteria americana isolate JAX WOST 10 ecotype Jacksonville Zoo and Gardens chromosome 18, USCA_MyAme_1.0, whole genome shotgun sequence genome window below encodes:
- the LOC142418444 gene encoding protein-arginine deiminase type-1-like, translating to MAQQRRVHLSTQRPTSTVCVLGTELSLDVCGSAPKDAVAFHVQGTPGVKLYVVHETQSIKLPSSVSRWPLAAGTEVLLAMDALSKDVGDEKVRISYFGEAGGVPVGRAMLYLTCVDVSLDADTSRSGAVSRTLLDKATWTWGADGHGAILLVNCDRDDPKAETLDNRDTAVLSYADLKDMSQMVLRTRGPRTIFAGHRLLLHVDFSDADKVGVFYGGNSIALEEYKHVLGGSKLVYAVKPSRHQEESVFYVEGLAFPDVGFSGLVAFHVTLLESPEKGLLETPIFTDTVVFRVAPWIMTPNTAAPLEVFVCSVDDNEDFVAAVGAVAEKAKCPLTICPLPENRQDRWIQDEVEFGYVQAPHKTFPVVFDSPRDRGLKDFPIKSILGPDFGYVARQAPEGASSLDSFGNLEVSPPVTVQGKEYPLGRILIGSSFPRFGGRRMAKAVKDFLVAQQVQAPVELFSDWLHVGHVDEFLSFVPAPDRKGFRLLLASPSACYQLLKEKQEEGFGEAAMFEGLQDVPKPTINEILANEALRKFNNYVQSCISWNRDILKRALGLSEQDILDIPQLFQGDVATGAGAFFPDMVNMLVLGRHLGIPKPFGPLAGGQCCLEERVRALLEPLGLTCTFIDDYFSYHVLSGEVHCGTNVRRKPFAFKWWHALP from the exons ATGGCACAGCAACGCCGCGTCCACCTCTCCACCCAGCGTCCCACCAGCACCGTCTGCGTGCTGGGCACCGAGCTCTCCCTGGATGTCTGCGG aTCTGCACCCAAAGACGCCGTCGCCTTCCACGTGCAGGGGACGCCGGGCGTGAAGCTCTACGTGGTGCATGAGACGCAGAGCATCAAGTTGCCCTCCAGCGTGAGCCGCTGGCCCCTGGCCGCTGGCACCGAGGTCCTGCTGGCCATGGATGCTCTCAGCAAGGACGTGGGCGATGAAAAG GTCAGGATTTCTTATTTCGGGGAGGCCGGCGGGGTGCCTGTGGGCAGAGCCATGCTGTACCTCACCTGCGTGG ACGTCTCGCTGGACGCCGACACCAGCCGCAGCGGGGCGGTGAGCAGGACGCTGCTGGATAAG gcgaCGTGGACGTGGGGTGCCGACGGGCACGGGGCCATCCTGCTGGTCAACTGCGACCGCGACGACCCCAAAGCCGAGACGCTGGATAACCGTGACACTGCCGTCCTCTCCTACGCTG ACCTGAAGGACATGTCGCAGATGGTGCTGCGGACCCGAGGTCCCCGCACCATCTTCGCTGGCCACCGCCTCCTCCTCCACGTGGACTTCAGCGATGCCGATAAAGTCGGCGTTTTCTACGGCGGCA ACAGCATCGCACTGGAGGAGTACAAGCATGTGCTGGGAGGCTCGAAGCTCGTCTACGCCGTCAAACCCAGCCGGCATCAGGAGGAGAGCGTCTTCTACGTGGAGGGGCTCGCCTTCCCCGACGTCGGCTTTTCAGGGCTGGTCGCTTTCCACGTCACGCTGCTGGAGAGCCCCGAGAAG ggtttGCTGGAGACGCCGATTTTCACCGACACGGTGGTTTTCCGCGTGGCTCCGTGGATCATGACCCCCAACACGGCGGCACCGCTGGAGGTCTTTGTCTGCAG CGTGGACGATAACGAGGATTTCGTGGCGGCCGTGGGCGCCGTGGCCGAGAAAGCCAAGTGCCCGCTCACCATCTGCCCCTTGCCGGAGAACCGCCAGGACCGCTGGATCCAG GACGAGGTCGAATTCGGCTACGTGCAAGCCCCCCACAAGACCTTCCCCGTCGTCTTTGACTCGCCCCGCGACCGGGGGCTGAAGGATTTCCCCATCAAGAGCATCCTG GGCCCCGATTTTGGGTATGTGGCCCGGCAAGCACCGGAGGGTGCTTCCAGCCTCGATTCCTTCGGTAATTTGGAGGTGAGCCCCCCCGTGACGGTGCAGGGCAAGGAGTACCCCTTGGGCCGTATCCTGATCGGCAGCAGCTTCCCCAG ATTCGGCGGCCGGCGGATGGCGAAAGCCGTCAAGGATTTTCTCGTCGCCCAACAAGTGCAGGCGCCGGTGGAGCTGTTTTCCGACTGGCTCCACGTTGGCCACGTGGACGAGTTTCTCAGCTTCGTCCCCGCGCCCGATCGGAAG ggcttTCGGCTGCTCCTGGCCAGCCCCAGCGCCTGCTACCAGCTCCTCAAGGAGAAGCAAGAGGAGGGGTTCGGCGAGGCGGCGATGTTCGAGG GCCTGCAGGACGTGCCCAAGCCGACGATAAACGAGATTCTGGCTAACGAAGCCCTCCGGAAATTCAATAATTATGTCCAg agcTGCATCAGCTGGAACAGGGACATCCTGAAGCGGGCGCTGGGGCTGAGCGAGCAGGACATCCTCGACATCCCCCAGCTCTTCCAAGGCGACGTGGCCACCGGCGCCGGAGCCTTCTTCCCCGACATG GTGAACatgctggtgctgggcaggcaccTGGGCATCCCCAAGCCCTTCGGACCGCTGGCGGGTGGGCAGTGCTGCCTGGAGGAGCGGGTGCGGGCGCTGCTGGAGCCCCTGGGCCTCACCTGCACCTTCATCGACGACTACTTCTCCTACCACGTCCTCTCCGGGGAGGTCCACTGCGGCACCAACGTCCGCCGTAAGCCCTTCGCCTTCAAATGGTGGCACGCGCTGCCCTGA